The proteins below come from a single Halobacillus salinarum genomic window:
- a CDS encoding galactokinase, which translates to MEELQQIFVQTFGDGEHTNSFFAPGRVNLIGEHTDYNGGHVFPCALSLGTYAIARKRNDDQVKLYSMNFPDQGVILTSINQLAYSKDQDWANYPLGVASVFKEAGYSIDTGVEVAFYGNIPNGAGLSSSASIELVMGVILNELFHLDIDRVEMIRLAQKAENQFVGVNCGIMDQFAIGMGKQDQAILLNCETLDYQLTPIQLEEEVLIIANTNKRRGLADSKYNERRTQCEEALRTLKQELKAETLGDITSRQFEETKHLIKDEAVKKRAKHVIYENERTLQAVEKLNSGDLASFGRLMNESHRSLRDDYEVTGKELDTLAEAAWESGAVGARMTGAGFGGCTINIVKQNDVQSFINQVGNLYRQETQLTAEFYVVEIGDGARKL; encoded by the coding sequence ATGGAAGAGCTGCAGCAGATCTTTGTACAGACATTTGGAGATGGAGAACATACGAACAGTTTTTTTGCCCCTGGACGTGTCAATTTAATTGGAGAACATACCGATTATAATGGAGGGCATGTATTTCCTTGTGCTTTAAGTCTGGGAACCTATGCTATAGCAAGAAAAAGAAATGATGACCAGGTGAAATTATACTCGATGAATTTTCCTGATCAAGGCGTCATTCTGACCTCTATTAATCAATTGGCTTACTCGAAAGATCAGGATTGGGCGAATTATCCCCTAGGTGTAGCTTCAGTTTTTAAAGAAGCTGGTTACTCGATTGACACAGGGGTGGAAGTTGCCTTTTATGGGAATATTCCAAATGGCGCCGGCCTGTCGTCTTCAGCTTCCATTGAGCTTGTCATGGGCGTTATCCTTAATGAGTTGTTCCATCTCGATATAGACCGGGTGGAAATGATAAGGCTTGCCCAGAAAGCAGAGAACCAGTTTGTGGGGGTGAATTGCGGCATTATGGACCAATTTGCGATCGGTATGGGGAAGCAGGATCAAGCCATACTGCTCAATTGTGAAACGCTCGATTATCAGCTGACCCCTATCCAACTTGAAGAAGAAGTGTTGATCATCGCCAATACGAATAAGCGCCGTGGCCTGGCCGATTCAAAGTATAACGAGCGCCGGACTCAGTGTGAAGAAGCACTTCGTACACTGAAGCAGGAGCTTAAAGCAGAGACTCTCGGGGATATTACTTCCAGGCAATTTGAAGAGACGAAGCATCTTATTAAAGATGAGGCTGTGAAGAAGCGGGCGAAGCATGTTATCTATGAAAATGAACGAACGCTTCAGGCCGTTGAAAAATTGAACTCAGGTGATTTGGCAAGTTTCGGGCGTCTTATGAATGAGTCACATAGATCGTTACGGGACGATTATGAAGTTACTGGAAAGGAACTGGATACACTGGCTGAAGCGGCCTGGGAATCTGGAGCGGTCGGGGCAAGGATGACAGGAGCTGGATTCGGCGGTTGTACGATCAATATTGTTAAACAAAACGATGTCCAGTCCTTTATTAATCAGGTAGGAAATTTATATCGACAAGAAACGCAGTTGACAGCTGAATTTTATGTAGTAGAAATTGGAGATGGAGCAAGAAAATTATAA
- the galE gene encoding UDP-glucose 4-epimerase GalE, which produces MSVLVCGGAGYIGSHAVAQLLDRNEEVIVVDNLQKGHRDAVLDGAVFYEGDLRDQTFINRVFEENSIDDVIHFAADSLVGESVEQPLKYYDNNVHGAICLLKAMAEHNVKNIVFSSTAAVYGEPEQIPIQETDATDPTNPYGETKLAIEKLLKWAEKAYEIRYVILRYFNVAGADPDGRIGEDHRPETHLIPIILQVAQGKRDRIMIFGDDYPTDDGTCVRDYIHVHDLVNAHLLAIKKLNTNEVSGTYNLGNGQGFTVKEVIDAARRVTGHPIPAETAPRREGDPAQLVASSEKANRELNWNPQHAEMDTMIQTAWDWFQAHPEGYEK; this is translated from the coding sequence ATGAGTGTACTAGTTTGTGGGGGCGCAGGATATATCGGGAGTCATGCTGTGGCCCAATTGCTGGATCGAAACGAAGAGGTCATTGTCGTCGATAATTTACAAAAAGGACACCGTGATGCAGTCCTGGATGGAGCAGTTTTCTATGAAGGCGACTTACGTGACCAGACGTTTATCAATCGCGTGTTTGAAGAGAATTCAATAGATGATGTGATTCACTTTGCGGCGGATTCGCTTGTCGGGGAAAGCGTAGAGCAGCCATTAAAATATTATGATAATAACGTTCATGGAGCGATTTGCCTCTTGAAGGCTATGGCTGAGCATAATGTTAAAAACATCGTATTTTCTTCAACTGCTGCTGTATATGGAGAACCAGAGCAAATTCCTATCCAGGAAACAGATGCCACCGATCCGACGAATCCTTATGGTGAAACGAAGCTTGCCATAGAGAAATTATTGAAATGGGCTGAAAAAGCTTACGAGATACGTTATGTCATCCTTCGTTACTTTAACGTTGCCGGAGCGGACCCGGATGGAAGAATCGGCGAAGATCATCGTCCGGAAACTCATTTAATCCCTATTATCCTGCAGGTTGCACAAGGAAAACGTGATAGAATTATGATATTCGGGGATGATTATCCGACCGATGATGGCACGTGTGTGAGGGATTACATTCACGTCCATGATCTTGTAAATGCTCATCTGCTTGCGATAAAAAAATTAAACACTAACGAAGTAAGCGGGACTTACAATCTCGGCAACGGCCAAGGGTTTACCGTTAAGGAAGTGATTGATGCGGCCCGTCGAGTGACCGGTCATCCGATTCCAGCTGAAACAGCGCCGCGGCGGGAAGGGGACCCTGCTCAGCTCGTAGCCTCTTCAGAGAAAGCTAACCGGGAACTAAACTGGAATCCACAGCATGCCGAAATGGATACGATGATTCAAACTGCGTGGGATTGGTTCCAGGCCCATCCTGAAGGATACGAAAAATAA